A stretch of the Oncorhynchus clarkii lewisi isolate Uvic-CL-2024 chromosome 9, UVic_Ocla_1.0, whole genome shotgun sequence genome encodes the following:
- the LOC139417114 gene encoding SLAM family member 8-like isoform X2: protein MSGGPLSSSSKQGILLLSILHYGVGISLFNKAVGDSVELPSGLEREGIKSVEWKYKKMVIVEFDRNISLPRSQFKGRLEMNDSNFSLTIQELSLQDSGEFLVSAASNKGRQIPTKTIHLQVHEPISKVVIQKEITLLANQSCSVWLLCNVSVGSKLSYTWERGNETYRDDEQIHFSLSPADGDISVTCTASNSVSEKSASATVKCSNDTTTPAALTDDTRMKDTRTNSQVMSIYENVDDLAVPRLNKSQTLYDKITFGRQPETPCSSYQEVL from the exons ATGTCTGGtggtcccctctcctcctcctccaaacaggGAATACTCCTACTCTCTATCCTCCACTATG GTGTGGGTATTTCTCTGTTCAACAAAGCAGTGGGGGACTCAGTGGAGCTGCCCTCAGGCTTAGAAAGGGAAGGTATCAAGTCAGTGGAGTGGAAGTATAAAAAAATGGTCATTGTAGAATTTGATAGGAACATTTCCTTACCAAGATCACAGTTTAAGGGGAGACTAGAGATGAACGACAGTAACTTCAGTTTAACAATCCAAGAACTGTCACTGCAAGACTCAGGGGAATTTCTAGTTTCTGCCGCATCAAACAAAGGAAGACAGATTCCAACCAAGACCATCCATCTTCAAGTCCATG agcctaTATCCAAGGTGGTGATCCAGAAGGAGATCACGCTATTGGCCAACCAGTCCTGTTCAGTGTGGCTGCTGTGCAACGTGTCAGTCGGCTCCAAACTCTCCTAcacctgggagagagggaatgagacgTACAGGGACGACGAGCAGATACACTTCTCTCTGTCACCTGCAGACGGAGACATCAGTGTAACCTGCACTGCCTCCAACTCAGTCAGTGAGAAATCTGCCTCAGCAACAGTAAAGTGTAGTAATGACACAACCACCCCAG CAGCTCTGACTGACGACACAAGAATGAAAGAT ACAAGAACAAACAGTCAGGTAATGTCCATCTATGAGAACGTAGATGATCTGGCTGTCCCAAGACTGAACAAG TCGCAGACTCTATATGACAAGATCACATTTGGACGCCAGCCAGAAACCCCCTGTTCTTCCTACCAGGAAGTACTGTGA
- the LOC139417114 gene encoding CD48 antigen-like isoform X1, giving the protein MSGGPLSSSSKQGILLLSILHYGVGISLFNKAVGDSVELPSGLEREGIKSVEWKYKKMVIVEFDRNISLPRSQFKGRLEMNDSNFSLTIQELSLQDSGEFLVSAASNKGRQIPTKTIHLQVHEPISKVVIQKEITLLANQSCSVWLLCNVSVGSKLSYTWERGNETYRDDEQIHFSLSPADGDISVTCTASNSVSEKSASATVKCSNDTTTPEYDTWMEWYRIYIVVPVGVAVLLILTVAVAMYYCRGRCNTAALTDDTRMKDTRTNSQVMSIYENVDDLAVPRLNKSQTLYDKITFGRQPETPCSSYQEVL; this is encoded by the exons ATGTCTGGtggtcccctctcctcctcctccaaacaggGAATACTCCTACTCTCTATCCTCCACTATG GTGTGGGTATTTCTCTGTTCAACAAAGCAGTGGGGGACTCAGTGGAGCTGCCCTCAGGCTTAGAAAGGGAAGGTATCAAGTCAGTGGAGTGGAAGTATAAAAAAATGGTCATTGTAGAATTTGATAGGAACATTTCCTTACCAAGATCACAGTTTAAGGGGAGACTAGAGATGAACGACAGTAACTTCAGTTTAACAATCCAAGAACTGTCACTGCAAGACTCAGGGGAATTTCTAGTTTCTGCCGCATCAAACAAAGGAAGACAGATTCCAACCAAGACCATCCATCTTCAAGTCCATG agcctaTATCCAAGGTGGTGATCCAGAAGGAGATCACGCTATTGGCCAACCAGTCCTGTTCAGTGTGGCTGCTGTGCAACGTGTCAGTCGGCTCCAAACTCTCCTAcacctgggagagagggaatgagacgTACAGGGACGACGAGCAGATACACTTCTCTCTGTCACCTGCAGACGGAGACATCAGTGTAACCTGCACTGCCTCCAACTCAGTCAGTGAGAAATCTGCCTCAGCAACAGTAAAGTGTAGTAATGACACAACCACCCCAG AGTATGATACATGGATGGAGTGGTATAGGATCTACATCGTTGTACCAGTAGGCGTCGCTGTGTTGCTGATCCTCACTGTAGCTGTGGCAATGTATTACTGCAGGGGGCGCTGTAACACGG CAGCTCTGACTGACGACACAAGAATGAAAGAT ACAAGAACAAACAGTCAGGTAATGTCCATCTATGAGAACGTAGATGATCTGGCTGTCCCAAGACTGAACAAG TCGCAGACTCTATATGACAAGATCACATTTGGACGCCAGCCAGAAACCCCCTGTTCTTCCTACCAGGAAGTACTGTGA